The following nucleotide sequence is from Hylaeus volcanicus isolate JK05 chromosome 3, UHH_iyHylVolc1.0_haploid, whole genome shotgun sequence.
taaacaatttatttcatctccAACAAAAAAGACAATCTTCACCACTTGATTCgtcaaatttgtatattttaatctcGAAAAAGTGTCCACCTAATTTTCACATATTAACAATATCACGTTTCTATATcaattttcctatttaaaaaagtgaGCACTCAAACTAAAATTTTCCTAATATATTATCAGCAAAAGCACGCCTACCTCGtctgaagaaaagaaatcaaaagtGAACGCGCTTCAAAGGGAACAATCGGGAGAAAAGAAGCCCACgaagaaacaaaacgaaattttgataccagagagagagaaaacaaaaacaacaaacGACGTCGCGAAACAGCCCGTTAAACCTCCACCGAGGAAATCTATAAGTCCTCTCGCACCGAAACAAATCAAATCCTCCGCAAAGAAAGAGGGACTTCGAAAGTCCGTGGAATTTTCTGCAGTGGAACCAGTGTCTATTTTAGAAGAACAAAGTGAATCGACAAACGAGAAGCCAGTATCTCCAGTGCAACAAATGGCGCAGGTAATAGATCGTTTGAAAGAATTTGAAGGAAGCAAAATGGACCAATTAGGGGTAACAACTGAAGAACCGAACCCCAAGGTGGATACAACCATAAAAGACCCGATGGCAAAATTACCAGAACctgaaaaaaaggaagaagaagtgAACGCTGCTGCAGAACATCAAATGAAAGACAAACGAAGCAGTCCTGATGAAACGAGTGCCGGACAAAAACCTGAGGTCCTCGCCAAAATAAACGAGGAGAAATCGGAAACAAAACCTGTCACAAATGCTACAACTGTGAGCGAATTTAATTTGGGGAACAGAGAGAGTAGCTTTTCCACTGATAAATCCGAAAGCGGCTACGGGAAGCTCGACGATTCGGTAACGAAGCAAGAAGATGGCGCAAAGGTGGATCAAGGCACTCTGCCTGAGCCTAAACCTGACACGGGAACGCAAGGGtagattttttattcgattatttaatacacattattttttcatcaaaatgataaatgatcTTTCTCggaaattttcattactaaatttgaattctatcCACGAGTATTTCCtcaagtttattattaaaccgCTAAACGAAAATCTTTCTtgtaaaaagaattcattaatttctttttaacccactcactgccagacaaatttaaagcgttttgcaaTGGGCACCatgatttaatacagatgtgtaatctaagttattattttgataataaaaagtgatattaaatttattgcttTAAAAAGAGAacttacgatcttcttttgcagtAATTCGTGACTCGAACGGCTATAAACTTTTTCGTTGAGTAATTTGAGTAATTTGCACTACGAGACATCTTGTAgatggcagtgaatgggttaaactATATTATtaccaaatatattttagaccTAACACAAATCAAGTAATGCTTTAAATGTACTTGTTTctgataaaattaatgaagtactttattcaaacaaagaaataCTACCAACTTTGGCAGTGTACTTTCTAAAGTGCAACAACTTTGCGTGTCTCTAATCTCATTTGGCCGCAATGCATATTTTATAGCAAACCGGAAATTGCTTTGCAGGTCTATTTGTCTATCGGTTCTTGGGTTGAAACTCGTTTCATGTGTTACCCAACTTCGTAAATCGCGAATAGAAATTGAATAGTATAAAAACGTCGCAATTCAACTAATAACACGTTATAGACAAGTTTCACTTCTTAACTTCGTAATTGTCTTATTGGAAGCAGCTTatagaaatcaaatttttataaaattacactCAATTACTGTTTCAAGATAACGTATGACATTCTAGAACTGTCATAGATGCTTCCTTGGCCAAATCAAAGAGAACTCACATTcttcgaaagaaaaacaaagttgAACCTGGTGAATTCAAGTAAGCAAGAGTATACGTTCACtggaacgaattaaaattaacaaaattactttgttgaatatattaattgtatttcataACGAAAGTAAGTAGCCATAAACATCAAAATGTGGATATTTAGGCATGCTGACACGACCGTTCAAACTTTGATCCGTGATGATGGCGATAGCGGTTTACCCACTGGTAAATCAGAATTCGAGGTAAATgcaaataaagtttaaaattgttaaacctAAGATGAATTTCTAGAGCAAAACGAAATCAACAGAAAAGTTGTgattcgtttttattaatacatagaCGTAATAATGAATAAGGAATCCCATTCCTTTTAAGCCTACATTTACATTTCACTAATCaacttattatatataatatcaatattatatataatagagAGGCTTGTACGTGTAAGAAACATAGGCTAATATTTGGCAGATTCAAAGCATGCACTATTTATTATCTCTCGACTCCTGGTATCATGGCTTTTTCAAACCccagaaatataaaattattaaaaaacagtagagaaatacaattattttttaaatttaattatcataattgcgAGTCTTGCAAATGACTCGAAACCAAAAgtcaaaatgtaataaatgaatagtGCTTGCTTctactttctttaatataaatagtacatttcaatgaaatattttatagagaTTGTTTGTAGGAGAAAAGCGAGGTTTCATAGAcgaaaaagatataaatatttgttatgcTTGCAAAAGGCTGCAGGTAAATATTACtgcttcgatatttctaaTTACGAATTTGCAAATGATTCAACACATCGTGATTTCTGTCAAAATTCACATAGGGCCCTCTAGCTTCTAGTTCCTATCGATTCTGCNNNNNNNNNNGCAGAAGCGTTTGAAATGCGCAGGCTGTGGAAACTTTTTACGCGTGAGAAGCAGTCAGAGCGATGCGcctgtaaaaagaattttatttgaaatatatttaacactaaaactacaGAGGTCAACGCACGCATATTTTATTGCGCCActgttaattattcataatctttttttaaatgcataatttGCACTTCTAAGTGTAAACTACTTGGAAGTTGTTAGAATGTCTTGTAGTTGTTTTCTGAAAGTTTGGGTACTCAAACATTAGACcaaagttattattaataactatgTGACTTTAGACAGACATTTGGAATACGCGCGTCAAATTGACCGATTTGGTAGTTCCagtgttaatataatttgccCATTATTTAAGAATTCGTTATTGTActtgtttttatattcagaTGTTTCGAAGCAAGTCCGGCTGTCCGAAATGTGGTCAACTACAAACACGTGCACCTTTAGctgtaatgaaataaatccTTACGAAATGTAGTAAACGACAGATTACGAGGATACATAATTTACTAAGGAAATTTACTAAGTAAATGACATAAGTATCAACAAAATAGGGTAAGTGTCGAATCACTTAAATTACAGTTATACTTTCACTATATTCTtagcgaattaaaaaatggaaatagtaCATATGCCTctaaacgtaaaaaaaatataatcattttgtttttaataatatttatctgaattttcctacaatattaataacgaaatgacataaaaaatgtttggttaCCTTTTAAGATATGTATCTTTAAactcaaaatataaaaatgattactgTACTATACACAGGTCAGCAACCAGTTGTGGACGcgaaacattattatttaggaTTCTTCTGAGATCTATGTGTACACAGGGTGTTCCTAAAGGCTGTGGTTACGTAGATCATAAAGAAAGTTTTCCatatatgatatttattaaaatttcttacttGTCTAGACT
It contains:
- the LOC128874407 gene encoding uncharacterized protein LOC128874407, whose product is MFLLSFLGVIFFGIAGILLIFVYTATVLWYIMTILCLCLLLSVLFLIDAAMILAFWKRSCNQCCCASQAEILYQKKNFCHPLCETVKYDLTTSISSLRIPSGDEGATPDHTYRKVGYGHRRQYVDCPTSAPSASKVDVAEVQTEPRRTFHIESQTQRSVKEIPVQTVSRCEMCNQQMQIFSTTADVQATMQSAPCTPCPALVQLIRGVPCCSGCRCVAGIVQVPQQSQQQQTQRSDQDKKPAKDQVKWVQQDQKSYGMLTSGQHEQPKMTGMAGTITKLTLASYSVTPSKKTHTSSQTGGDDTKTSKSTPTSSEEKKSKVNALQREQSGEKKPTKKQNEILIPEREKTKTTNDVAKQPVKPPPRKSISPLAPKQIKSSAKKEGLRKSVEFSAVEPVSILEEQSESTNEKPVSPVQQMAQVIDRLKEFEGSKMDQLGVTTEEPNPKVDTTIKDPMAKLPEPEKKEEEVNAAAEHQMKDKRSSPDETSAGQKPEVLAKINEEKSETKPVTNATTVSEFNLGNRESSFSTDKSESGYGKLDDSVTKQEDGAKVDQGTLPEPKPDTGTQGTVIDASLAKSKRTHILRKKNKVEPGEFKHADTTVQTLIRDDGDSGLPTGKSEFEEKSEVS